The Saccopteryx leptura isolate mSacLep1 chromosome 2, mSacLep1_pri_phased_curated, whole genome shotgun sequence genome has a window encoding:
- the SLC38A2 gene encoding sodium-coupled neutral amino acid symporter 2 isoform X2 yields MKQTLILLTFVSIFSLYSVHLLLKTANEGGSLLYEQLGHKAFGLVGKLAASGSITMQNIGAMSSYLFIVKYELPLVIKALMNIEDTTGLWYLNGDYLVLLVSLVLILPLSLLRNLGYLGYTSGLSLLCMVFFLIVVICKKFEIPCPLPAEIIISEIVNNTITQPTSFVPEMASNMTDDSCRPRYFIFNSQTVYAVPILTFSFVCHPAILPIYEELKDRSRRRMMNVSKISFFAMFLMYLLAALFGYLTFYGRVESELLHTYSAALGNDVLLLIVRLAVLVAVTLTVPVVIFPIRGSITHLFCPTKDFSWWRHSLITVSILAFTNVLVIFVPTIRDIFGFIGASAAAMLIFILPSAFYIKLVKKESMKSVQKIGAMLFLLSGIVVMFGSMALIVLDWIHGASQNGGH; encoded by the exons ATGAAACAGACTtt aaTTCTCTTGACATTTGTGTCAATATTTTCCCTGTATTCTGTTCATCTCCTTTTGAAGACTGCCAATGAAGGAG GGTCTTTATTATATGAACAGTTGGGACATAAGGCATTTGGATTGGTTGGAAAGCTTGCAGCCTCTGGATCTATTACAATGCAGAATATTGGAG CTATGTCAAGCTACCTCTTCATAGTGAAATATGAGTTACCTTTGGTGATCAAGGCATTAATGAACATTGAAGATACAACTGG attgTGGTATCTGAACGGTGACTATTTGGTTCTGCTGGTGTCGTTGGTGCTTATTCTCCCTTTGTCACTGCTGAGAAATTTAG GCTATTTGGGATATACCAGCGGCCTTTCTTTGCTGTGTATGGTGTTCTTTCTGATTGTG GTGATTTGTAAGAAATTTGAGATTCCTTGTCCTTTGCCAGCAGAAATCATAATTAGTGAGATAGTAAATAACACCATCACACAGCCAACATCTTTTGTACCTGAGATGGCATCTAACATGACTGATGATTCTTGCAGACCACGTTATTTTATCTTCAACTCACAG ACTGTCTATGCTGTGCCGATTCTGACCTTTTCATTTGTCTGTCATCCTGCTATTCTTCCCATTTATGAAGAACTGAAAGA CCGCAGCCGTAGAAGAATGATGAACGTGtccaagatttcattttttgctATGTTTCTCATGTACCTGCTTGCTGCCCTGTTCGGATACTTAACATTTTATG GACGCGTTGAGTCAGAATTGCTTCATACCTACTCTGCTGCTTTGGGAAATGATGTTCTTCTTCTCATTGTTCGTTTGGCTGTGTTAGTGGCTGTCACCCTGACAGTACCGGTCGTTATTTTCCCA atCCGAGGTTCCATAACTCACTTGTTTTGTCCAACAAAAGATTTCAGTTGGTGGCGTCATAGTCTCATTACAGTATCTATCTTGGCATTTACCAATGTGCTTGTCATCTTTGTCCCAACTATCAGAGATATCTTTGGTTTCATTG GTGCATCTGCAGCTGCTatgttgatttttattcttccatctGCCTTCTATATCAAGTTAGTTAAGAAGGAATCTATGAAATCTGTACAAAAGATTGGG GCTATGCTTTTCCTGCTAAGTGGCATAGTGGTGATGTTCGGAAGCATGGCCTTGATTGTTCTGGATTGGATACACGGTGCCTCCCAGAATGGTGGCCATTAA
- the SLC38A2 gene encoding sodium-coupled neutral amino acid symporter 2 isoform X1: MKKAEMGRFNISPDEDSSSYSSNSDFNYSYPTKQAALKSHYADVDPENQNFLLESNLGKKKYETDFHPGTTSFGMSVFNLSNAIVGSGILGLSFAMANTGIALFIILLTFVSIFSLYSVHLLLKTANEGGSLLYEQLGHKAFGLVGKLAASGSITMQNIGAMSSYLFIVKYELPLVIKALMNIEDTTGLWYLNGDYLVLLVSLVLILPLSLLRNLGYLGYTSGLSLLCMVFFLIVVICKKFEIPCPLPAEIIISEIVNNTITQPTSFVPEMASNMTDDSCRPRYFIFNSQTVYAVPILTFSFVCHPAILPIYEELKDRSRRRMMNVSKISFFAMFLMYLLAALFGYLTFYGRVESELLHTYSAALGNDVLLLIVRLAVLVAVTLTVPVVIFPIRGSITHLFCPTKDFSWWRHSLITVSILAFTNVLVIFVPTIRDIFGFIGASAAAMLIFILPSAFYIKLVKKESMKSVQKIGAMLFLLSGIVVMFGSMALIVLDWIHGASQNGGH, encoded by the exons ATGAAGAAAGCCGAAATGGGAAGATTCAATATTTCCCCGGATGAGGACAGCAGCAGTTATAGTTCCAACAGCGACTTCAACTACTCCTACCCCACCAAGCAAGCTGCCCTGAAAAG tcaTTATGCAGATGTAGATCCAGAAAACCAGAACTTTTTACTTGAATCGAATTTGGGGAAAAAGAAGTATGAAACAGACTtt CATCCAGGTACTACTTCCTTTGGAATGTCAGTATTTAATCTGAGCAATGCGATTGTGGGCAGTGGAATCCTTGGGCTTTCTTTTGCCATGGCTAATACTGGAATTGCTCTTTTTAT aaTTCTCTTGACATTTGTGTCAATATTTTCCCTGTATTCTGTTCATCTCCTTTTGAAGACTGCCAATGAAGGAG GGTCTTTATTATATGAACAGTTGGGACATAAGGCATTTGGATTGGTTGGAAAGCTTGCAGCCTCTGGATCTATTACAATGCAGAATATTGGAG CTATGTCAAGCTACCTCTTCATAGTGAAATATGAGTTACCTTTGGTGATCAAGGCATTAATGAACATTGAAGATACAACTGG attgTGGTATCTGAACGGTGACTATTTGGTTCTGCTGGTGTCGTTGGTGCTTATTCTCCCTTTGTCACTGCTGAGAAATTTAG GCTATTTGGGATATACCAGCGGCCTTTCTTTGCTGTGTATGGTGTTCTTTCTGATTGTG GTGATTTGTAAGAAATTTGAGATTCCTTGTCCTTTGCCAGCAGAAATCATAATTAGTGAGATAGTAAATAACACCATCACACAGCCAACATCTTTTGTACCTGAGATGGCATCTAACATGACTGATGATTCTTGCAGACCACGTTATTTTATCTTCAACTCACAG ACTGTCTATGCTGTGCCGATTCTGACCTTTTCATTTGTCTGTCATCCTGCTATTCTTCCCATTTATGAAGAACTGAAAGA CCGCAGCCGTAGAAGAATGATGAACGTGtccaagatttcattttttgctATGTTTCTCATGTACCTGCTTGCTGCCCTGTTCGGATACTTAACATTTTATG GACGCGTTGAGTCAGAATTGCTTCATACCTACTCTGCTGCTTTGGGAAATGATGTTCTTCTTCTCATTGTTCGTTTGGCTGTGTTAGTGGCTGTCACCCTGACAGTACCGGTCGTTATTTTCCCA atCCGAGGTTCCATAACTCACTTGTTTTGTCCAACAAAAGATTTCAGTTGGTGGCGTCATAGTCTCATTACAGTATCTATCTTGGCATTTACCAATGTGCTTGTCATCTTTGTCCCAACTATCAGAGATATCTTTGGTTTCATTG GTGCATCTGCAGCTGCTatgttgatttttattcttccatctGCCTTCTATATCAAGTTAGTTAAGAAGGAATCTATGAAATCTGTACAAAAGATTGGG GCTATGCTTTTCCTGCTAAGTGGCATAGTGGTGATGTTCGGAAGCATGGCCTTGATTGTTCTGGATTGGATACACGGTGCCTCCCAGAATGGTGGCCATTAA